The window ATGCCCCAAAGGCTGTCCTGGAAAGTGCTCGCAATGCGAGCAATAACCGCCGCTGTCACCACCATTAGTCGCAGCACGCAGACAGAGACAAAAGGGATGAGGGGTGGgcaagagatggaaaagCTCACCATTTCCAATCCGAATCTCGCCGGGTCTCCTGATCGAAGAAAGTAAGCAGCAGCTTCGTGGTGACAATACCGGTCCATCGATGTGCGTTGGTCCTCCACTCTTTCCAATCAAGTTCCAGATCTATATCATTCTCGGCATTCCAATTGAGGGTTCTGTCGAGATGGGAAATGATTCTTGTCCACTCTTGCTCTTCCAACAACTCTTTGGTCTTGGGAGTTGTAGCCGCCTTGACGATCTTGTGACCTTCACTGGACAACGACCGAATCATAACCCGGACTGCCCAGTTCTCATGGATACCATCgttggcatcatcatcaaattGTCCGCATCGGGCCTCGAGGTCGGTCATTTCGAACCTTGTTTCGCAGATATAGAGCCGCATGAAACAGCGGGCGCAGAACAGATTTGTACGCTCGTGGTAGGGGACAGTCTTGTCGGCAGCCTCAAGGTGCCGTTGCACAAAGAGAGAGTTGCAGCGCTTGCATGCCTTGTAGTTCCCTTCTGGGCGGTTCGACTGGCTATTGAGAAGAGACTGGCCATTGTTCGTCTGCCCATGCTCACGCctgctcttcttgttggggaCTGGAGAGTCACCATTGCCGACCGCAGCAGAAATCGACTGACCAGTCAGAGGAGACGAGTCGCTACTCATCGACTGGCTCTTTCGCTTGATCGATTCCCGGCTCTCGCGTTCCGGGTTGCTGGGATGAATGTCGGCCTGGTCGCACGGTTGTGAGTTCATGGAAAGCAAAGCAAACGGACGGAAGGGGAAAATCGCGAAAGAACCTACTGGGTTTCCAACAATGATCGTGTCACCAACGGCATTGCTAGAAGGTCGTCTGGCTTGAGGGACGCGAGGTTGCAACATGGGTCGAAGACGAGACGGTTCGACTGTACTAGGGGCAGAAACCGCTGCATGTCTGGTGGGAATCGAAGTAAATGGAGACATCATTCCTGTCGGGGAGTTGGTAAACCGTGGAGGCCATTCCGACGGTCGGCGTGTCGTCATGGCTACCAAGGGGGGATTAGGTTTAGGGGCGGCTGCGGTCGGATTTGTTGAGAagggtgttggtgaagagCTGGCCTGGGTCGGACGCCCGCTTCTTGATGAAGAAAATCCTCTCGCTGGAAATATCTTTTTCTTGCTGGAATGTCCAGTAGAATGTTCGAGTCGCGACCAACTTGGGTTCTTCGAACACGGGTGTGGTTGAGGCGTCTTAGGCAAACATCGAAGCCGCACGCCTCGCCGACGATAGCGTGGAAGTAATTGATGCTTGTGTGgagcgaggaaggggaaggaagagggagagggggggaggagagaggagagaggggagggggagggagaggggagaggggagaggggagagggagagggagaggggagagggagaggggagaggagagggagagggagagggagagggagaagggaggaggaaaaagacGGATGGTAATGGGGACGGTTATAATGTTAACGAAAATAAAAAACGGGGGGATACACTGGGGAGGCAAGATACGTTTAACAGTGGCCCTACGCACTGTAAAACGACCAAAGATGGCGAAGGTTGCTCTGGGGAAAGAAGCAAACAGTGCTCCACGGTGACAATAGTAGCCAAACTACGGATATGGTGAAAATGCTACTGGACAATGGAAACGAGTGGAtgggagttggtggtggtgaaggcgatggcggagggggggttgctcTCGGGCCCAACGACAGGCATACtaggtggaggtggaaggtAATCCAAGAGAGGGCGAGTCTACCCAGATCTAATTACTGAGTGGAAACGGACAACTTGACGATAACCTTAAAACCATTTTGTTATGCCGCTTTATGTATGGGTTATGCCTGCCTCGGTAAATGTCTCCTCAACCTGAGTTGGACGAACCACCGTAACACAGTTCAAGACGATTGTTCATGTGAGTATTGTCCTGGTGTGAATGCTGTGCATCTTTTGTTGTCTCTACTTGGTGAATATAGTTACGGTgactggttgaaggtaacttcaCATCTATCCCGGAAcagaaccccaaccccatgtAATCTTGTAAGATCAAGCCTCAGCATCACCCACAAATCAGCCAGACCCCTTCCTCCGTATCCCAAGCCCGTTGTTGGGAGAACCACCCAATGTTCTAGACATGTGAAAGACGAGGTGGACTTGAATTTATTTCTATAAACGTCCGCGATTTATACATCATACATATTCATACAACCGGCTCCCCACTAGTGACTTCCTGCCCCCCAACTGCCCACCAAAGCCATGGCCTTCTCTCCGCCATCAGCCAGCCTCTCGTCCTTCAAAACATCAGAGAGGCAAGTCCATGGGTCACGACCGCCGCCCCACTTGAGGAGGCTCTCCTTAAGCCTCTCCCCGTTTTGTCTATCTAGCGCCAAGCCGTTTGCGCCACCGGAAAACACCACGTCCCAAACCCGTTGGGCCAGCACCTTGTCGAACAGATAGCTGTAGTAAGTGCTTCCGTACCCAGACAAATGCCCAAAAAAGCCTTGCCATCTTGTGTCCTCTGGATCAGGCTGCATGCTGCTGAGCTCTCTCTGAATCTGGTGGAATATCTTGGTAGAGTCAAACCCAGGTCGATTAGCTTCAGCTGAGTGAAGCCTTTGGTCCAGCATTGCCATGATAATCTGGTTTTCAGTGTCCAGACCCTCGAACCTCCGCGCCTGGTGGAGCTTTTGAGTGACCAGCTTGTAAGGAAGCGGCTCGTTCGTCTGGTAATGCCGAGCAAATAACGCCAGCACGGCCGGGTCGGCGGCAAAGAACTCCATCAATGTCGATGGCAGCTCTGCCAGGTCTGTAGCGCACCTGGTGCCAGACACATTCTGGAACGAGGTACGAGCTAGGATCGAGTGTATGGCGTGGCCCATCTCATGAAAGAGCGTTTCCAACTCGTAAAAGTTCAGGAGAGCAGACTGGTCCCTGGCGGCCTGGGGAAAGTCGCAGACGAGGGCGATGGTGGGAAGCTGCATCACGGCCTTTCCACGCTTGGAGTACATCATCCCGTCGTTCGCCGCCTGCTCCGGGCTCGGGAAAGACTGAGCATCTGGATCGTGTTTGCTCTCAAGCCAGatctcgtccacctcctctgCCGAGATCTCGCGTGAGCAGCGGAGCGTAAAGTGAGCTGGGTTGGGCGACTTGTCTGGCCGGTAGAAAAGATCACAGTATAACACagccaccacaccatctGTATCAGACACGACATCAAGGCGGCGCACATCCGGATGCCATGTCTCTCCCGGCAATGTTTGCGTTGGCACAAATCTGATGCCGTACAGTTGAGTGAAAAGCCTGGAGAGGCCCTGCATGACGACGCCGACAGAAAAGTAGGCCGAGAGGTCATCCGACCGCGTCGGCGCCCTCTCTGATCTTCGAAGAGCCTCCTGGTAGTAGTCCTTATCCCAAGGG is drawn from Podospora pseudocomata strain CBS 415.72m chromosome 1 map unlocalized CBS415.72m_1, whole genome shotgun sequence and contains these coding sequences:
- the OCT1 gene encoding Mitochondrial intermediate peptidase (COG:O; BUSCO:EOG09260JJW; EggNog:ENOG503NU5K; MEROPS:MER0001156), translating into MLKSIQSQLLRSTRLRRPICSSCCLSHTQRRWLSVDALGPVSAFIHTPPKGYERHDDLLLRDIFDSSTHWKEFSAPPYINKPVGLFRNQYLRTPSGFLTFAQVSLKRARATVDKVLSAKTVEEYRGVVRQLDRLSDILCRVLDMCDFVRVTHPELLTQRSADQAWDLVYQYMNELNTMTGLYDQLIKAMSNPDVTSVWSEEEKAVAEVLRLDFTKSAVNLSQRHRERFVWLSSQISTVGSRFIQGMKPEYPEITVPSSKLMGMDPVEVRSATRFGQTTLETLGSKATLALRTVKDPEVRRALYHASRTASTRSVAMLEHMVKLRGELADLSGFESYGHLALRDRMMAKSPEAVDQFLRALAHSNGHKAKTELAELRMLKERETGKSEEVYPWDKDYYQEALRRSERAPTRSDDLSAYFSVGVVMQGLSRLFTQLYGIRFVPTQTLPGETWHPDVRRLDVVSDTDGVVAVLYCDLFYRPDKSPNPAHFTLRCSREISAEEVDEIWLESKHDPDAQSFPSPEQAANDGMMYSKRGKAVMQLPTIALVCDFPQAARDQSALLNFYELETLFHEMGHAIHSILARTSFQNVSGTRCATDLAELPSTLMEFFAADPAVLALFARHYQTNEPLPYKLVTQKLHQARRFEGLDTENQIIMAMLDQRLHSAEANRPGFDSTKIFHQIQRELSSMQPDPEDTRWQGFFGHLSGYGSTYYSYLFDKVLAQRVWDVVFSGGANGLALDRQNGERLKESLLKWGGGRDPWTCLSDVLKDERLADGGEKAMALADIHPSNPERESRESIKRKSQSMSSDSSPLTGQSISAAVGNGDSPVPNKKSRREHGQTNNGQSLLNSQSNRPEGNYKACKRCNSLFVQRHLEAADKTVPYHERTNLFCARCFMRLYICETRFEMTDLEARCGQFDDDANDGIHENWAVRVMIRSLSSEGHKIVKAATTPKTKELLEEQEWTRIISHLDRTLNWNAENDIDLELDWKEWRTNAHRWTGIVTTKLLLTFFDQETRRDSDWKCGGYCSHCEHFPGQPLGHFHERVVLGNFPERGVLGPEQPSQHWTEDDKLSNLTWDEWLADYDKSKGYDQAMIDNLAALDSQP